From the genome of Kwoniella bestiolae CBS 10118 chromosome 5, complete sequence, one region includes:
- a CDS encoding aconitate hydratase, mitochondrial, whose protein sequence is MSSSRFLVKGAQSLSSSSRSNMLTRSMATLQSSIGDKQVPMSNLEKGKFVNYARIESNLQVVRQRLNRPLTLAEKIVYGHLDNPHEQDIERGVSYLKLRPDRVACQDATAQMAILQFMSAGLPQTAVPTSVHCDHLIQAQVGGPKDLARAIDINKEVYDFLATACAKYGIGFWKPGSGIIHQIILENYALPGLMMIGTDSHTPNAGGLGMVACGVGGADAVDVMAGIPWELKAPKVIGVYLDGKMSGWTTPKDIILKVAGILTVKGGTGAIIEYHGPGVESLSCTGMATICNMGAEIGATTSLFPYNKRMASYLQATGRSQQAAYAQEFNHNLQPDEGSEYDRRIEINLSELEPHINGPFTPDLATPISKFAEEVKKNNWPEELKVGLIGSCTNSSYEDMSRSAHIAKEAADHGLKTKSIFTITPGSEQVRATIARDGFVDTFENVGGVVLANACGPCIGQWDRQDVKKGEVNSIISSYNRNFTGRNDANPATHAFVASPDLVTAMTFAGSLSFNPLTDSLKGADGKEFKFSDPAGHELPAKGYDPGENTFQAPPEDGASVNVAVSPTSDRLQLLKPFKAWDGKDIVDAPVLIKAKGKCTTDHISAGGPWLKYRGHLENISQNCLIGAINADNGKANEVLNQETGEFGAVPTVGAYYRDRDIPWVVVGDENYGEGSSREHAALEPRFLGGRAVICRSFARIHETNLKKQGMLPLWFKNAADYDKISGTDKLSIVGLNNFKPGQDIKVEITHKDGSKDSFLTTSSINEGQWEWFKAGSALNKMAAAAAARQ, encoded by the exons ATGTCCTCCTCAAGATTCTTGGTAAAGGGTGCTCAGTCACTCTCGTCATCATCTAGATCAAACATGTTGACTAGGTCGATGGccaccctccaatcctctATCGGTGACAAACAAGTCCCAATGTCCAACTTGGAGAAGGGTAAATTTGTAAACTACGCTAGAATTGAAAGCAATTTACAAGTCGTTCGACAGCG ACTCAACCGACCTCTCACTCTCGCCGAAAAGATCGTTTACGGTCATTTGGACAACCCCCACGAACAAGATATCGAACGAGGTGTATCTTACCTCAAGCTCCGACCTGAC CGAGTTGCTTGTCAAGATGCTACCGCTCAA ATGGCTATCCTCCAATTCATGTCTGCCGGTCTCCCTCAAACAGCTGTACCAACCTCTGTACACTGTGATCACTTGATTCAAGCTCAAGTTGGTGGTCCCAAAGATTTGGCTAGAGCCATTGACATCAACAAGGAAGTCTACGACTTCTTGGCTACCGCTTGTGCCAAATACGGTATCGGTTTCTGGAAGCCCGGTTCCggtatcatccaccaaatcatcctcgaaaACTACGCTCTCCCAGGTCTTATGATGATCGGTACCGATTCTCACACTCCTAACGCTGGTGGTCTCGGTATGGTCGCCTGTGGTGTTGGTGGTGCCGATGCTGTCGATGTCATGGCTGGTATTCCTTGGGAACTTAAGGCTCCTAAGGTTATCGGTGTCTACCTCGACGGTAAGATGAGCGGATGGACCACTCCTAAAGATATTATCCTCAAGGTAGCCGGTATCCTCACCGTCAAGGGTGGTACCGGTGCTATCATCGAATACCACGGTCCCGGTGTTGAATCTCTCTCTTGTACTGGTATGGCCACCATCTGTAACATGGGTGCCGAAATCGGTGCtaccacctctctcttcccttaCAACAAGCGAATGGCTTCTTACCTCCAAGCTACCGGCCGATCTCAACAAGCCGCCTACGCTCAAGAGTTCAACCACAACTTGCAACCCGATGAAGGTTCTGAATACGACCGAAGGATTGAAATCAACCTTTCTGAACTTGAACCTCACATCAACGGTCCCTTCACTCCCGATCTTGCCACCCCCATCTCCAAATTCGCCGAGGAAGTTAAGAAGAACAACTGGCCAGAGGAGCTCAAGGTCGGTCTTATTGGTTCATGTACCAACTCTTCTTACGAAGACATGTCTCGATCTGCCCACATTGCTAAAGAGGCTGCCGACCACGGTCTCAAGACTAAATCCATTTTCACCATCACCCCCGGTTCCGAACAAGTCCGAGCTACCATTGCTCGAGATGGGTTCGTCGACACTTTCGAGAACGTCGGTGGTGTTGTCCTTGCCAACGCTTGTGGTCCTTGTATCGGTCAATGGGATCGACAAGATGTCAAGAAGGGTGAAGTCAactctatcatctcttcttACAACCGAAACTTCACTGGACGAAACGATGCCAACCCTGCCACCCACGCCTTCGTCGCTTCCCCCGATCTCGTTACTGCCATGACCTTCGCTGgttccctctccttcaaccccttGACCGACTCTCTCAAGGGTGCCGATGGTAAAGAATTCAAATTCTCTGACCCAGCTGGTCACGAACTCCCTGCTAAAGGTTACGACCCCGGAGAAAACACTTTCCAAGCTCCTCCTGAAGATGGTGCCTCCGTCAACGTCGCTGTTTCCCCCACCTCCGACCGACTTCAACTCCTTAAACCTTTCAAGGCATGGGATGGAAAGGACATCGTTGATGCTCCAGTACTCATCAAAGCCAAGGGCAAGTGTACCACCGACCACATCTCCGCCGGTGGACCTTGGTTGAAATACCGAGGACATCTCGAAAATATCTCCCAGAACTGTTTGATTGGTGCCATCAACGCCGACAACGGAAAGGCCAACGAAGTTTTGAACCAAGAGACCGGTGAATTCGGAGCTGTGCCTACCGTTGGTGCTTACTACAGAGACCGAGATATCCCATGGGTTGTTGTAGGAGATGAGAACTACGGTGAGGGTTCTTCTAGAGAACACGCCGCTTTGGAACCTCGATTCCTCGGTGGACGAGCTGTTATCTGCAGATCATTCGCCCGTATCCACGAGACCAACTTGAAGAAGCAAGGTATGCTCCCATTATGGTTCAAGAACGCTGCCGACTACGACAAGATCTCCGGTACCGATAAATTGTCTATTGTAGGATTGAACAACTTCAAGCCCGGACAAGATATCAAGGTTGAGATTACCCACAAGGACGGTTCCAAGGACTCCTTCTTGACcacctcatctatcaacgaaggtcaatgggaatggttCAAAGCTGGTTCTGCCCTCAACAAGATGGCCGCTGCTGCCGCTGCTAGACAATAA
- a CDS encoding cytochrome c peroxidase, mitochondrial, whose product MSLRTPLLRTACARRAGQSLQIRNQVVRRRFASGGPEISPPPPPRSSSVPYLLAGVGLAAAGAAYLFYGTDGTPRETAKELKSEARGAAAAVEGKLGLRHSQKDYQKVYDRIADTLEKEGYDDGSLAPVLIRLAWHSSGTYNKEDNTGGSNYATMRFKPESEHGANNGLNVARDHMQKIKDEFPWISYGDLWTLGGVAAVQESGGPTVPWRPGRIDGFEHHVTPDGRLPDAAQAQDHLRFIFYRMGFNDQEIVALSGAHAMGRCHTDRSGFEGPWTFSPVTFSNQYFTLLEDEPWQWRKWKGPAQYEDKKTKSLMMLPTDMALVKDKSFKKFVDVYAKDEEAFFKDFSKAFAKLLELGVPTAQFAGEPWKMGSE is encoded by the exons ATGTCCCTCCGAACTCCCCTTCTCAGAACTGCCTGCGCTCGACGAGCAGGACAGTCTCTCCAAATCAGGAACCAAGTGGTCCGAAGGAGATTCGCATCTGGCGGACCAGAGATC TcccccccacctccccctcgaTCCTCCTCCGTACCCTACCTTCTCGCCGGGGTGGGTCTCGCAGCAGCAGGAGCCGCCTACCTCTTCTACGGTACCGACGGTACCCCCCGAGAGACAGCCAAGGAACTTAAATCTGAGGCTAGGGGAGCAGCCGCTGCCGTTGAGGGGAAGTTGGGATTGAGACATAGTCAAAAGGATTATCAGAAGGTTTATGATAGGATTGCTGATACcttggagaaggaggggtatgatg ACGGCTCCCTCGCTCCCGTGCTTATCCGACTAGCATGGCACTCCTCAGGAACATACAACAAGGAAGATAATACCGGTGGATCAAACTACGCTACCATGCGATTCAAGCCCGAATCAGAACACGGAGCGAACAACGGTCTG AACGTCGCTCGAGACCACATGCAAAAGATCAAGGACGAGTTCCCCTGGATCTCCTACGGCGACTTGTGGACCCTCGGAGGAGTTGCCGCTGTCCAGGAGTCTGGTGGGCCCACTGTTCCTTGGAGACCTGGTAGGATCGATGGGTTCGAACATCACGTTACACCTGATGGGAGATTGCCTGATGCTGCGCAGGCTCAGGATCATTTGAGGTTCATCTTCTACAGAATGGG CTTCAACGATCAAGAGATTGTTGCTCTCTCTGGTGCTCACGCGATGGGTAGATGTCACACCG ACCGATCCGGCTTCGAAGGTCCTTGGACTTTCTCCCCTGTGACCTTCTCCAACCAATACTTCACTTTGCTTGAAGATGAACCTTGGCAATGGAGAAAGTG GAAAGGTCCCGCTCAATATGAAGACAAGAAGACCAAGTCACTCATGATGCTTCC CACCGACATGGCTCTCGTCAAGGATAAGTCGTTCAAGAAGTTCGTTGATGTCTATGCTAAAGACGAAGAGGCTTTCTTCAAGGA CTTCTCCAAGGCTTTCGCCAAACTCCTCGAACTCGGTGTACCCACTGCTCAATTCGCTGGTGAACCTTGGAAGATGGGTAGCGAGTAA
- a CDS encoding eukaryotic translation initiation factor 3 subunit K yields the protein MAVAVPKKNLSDWHSPSTRPEVIHELIHGVDRYNPTNLPFMEEYLLSQIKEGQYDLFANLAILKLYQFNPQHSNPDIIVHILVKALSATVHGPDFGLSLGLLREPSAILHDIESDDEALTILIPFLTNLHELVRTCQFTKFWKEFNGESEAASILKTRYLPSHASPLDSLRFQFSLSIASCFSTISLTQLSRWLDLPSGQVSQYVEQIGWSVEGEKAVIPKNGDNDVKAGVVRENVQLSQLTKLVAAAAY from the exons atgGCAGTAGCAGTACCAAAGAAGAACCTTAGCGATTGgcactcaccctcaactcGACCAGAGGTGATCCACGAGTTGATCCatggtgttg ACCGATACAACcccaccaacctccccttcatGGAAGAATACCTCCTCTCGCAAATCAAAGAAGGTCAATATGACCTATTCGCGAATCTCGCCATATTGAAATTATACCAATTCAACCCCCAACACTCCAACCCAGATATCATCGTTCACATCCTGGTCAAAGCGTTGAGCGCGACAGTACACGGACCTGATTTCGGATTGTCTCTTGGGTTATTGAGGGAGCCTAGT GCAATCCTCCACGATATCGAATCGGATGACGAAGCTTTGACCATCCTCATACCATTCCTTACGAACCTGCACGAGTTGGTCAGGACCTGTCAGTTCACAAAGTTCTGGAAAGAGTTCAACGGGGAGTCGGAGGCAGCTTCGA tCCTCAAAACCCGatacctcccctcccacgCCTCACCCCTCGACTCCCTCCGATTCCaattctccctctccataGCCTCATGCTTCtctaccatctccctcacccagCTCTCAAGGTGGTTAGATCTCCCTTCTGGCCAAGTATCTCAATATGTCGAGCAGATCGGATGGAGtgtggagggagagaaggcGGTCATACCTAAGAATGGGGATAATGATGTCAAGGCTGGGGTCGTGAGGGAGAATGTCCAATTGAGTC AATTGACAAAActtgttgctgctgctgcgtACTAG